The Streptomyces sp. NBC_00659 genomic interval GACTGGGGTCGGCGAAAATAAGCGAGTCATCGACGGTGAATCCGAATTCCGCCAAGCGCATTCTTCGTCCCCGCAATGCGTGCCGAGACTCTCGGCATCGCCGTGTCCTTCATCTCGATGTACTCGGTCTTCTTCCTCGACGGCCAGCACTTGATGAATGTGAAGGACTGTCCAGCGATGGCGGCACACATCTCCGCCCATGTGCGCGAAGCATTCAGTGCGGGAATGGCCGAATCCTCGCGTGCGATAGGGATCATTCTGTTCTTTGCCTTCCTCCTGGCCATAAAATGCCTGCGCCCGTAGACCGGAAGGCCCAATACTTCTCAGGAGAGGCATTGACTGAATCCGACGCCGGCAGTCCAGGACACGACGACTGGACCGAGGAGATGTCCACTCTGCCGACACCTCATGTGGATATACGGCTGCTGCCGGCCCTGGACGCCTTGCTGCTGGAGGGCAGCGTGACCGGTGCGGCCGCACGTCTTTCGCTCTCTCCACCCGCCATGAGTCGTGCCCTGTCCAGGATCCGACATGCTCTCGGCGATCCTGTCCTGGTCCGGGCCGGCCGCGGGCTGGTCCCCACCCCCAGAGCACTGGAACTTCAGCCCAAGGTCCGCGCTCTCATGCGCGAGGCCGAAGAGATCCTCACTCCGTCCTATCAGGAGGACCTCACCCAGGTCAGCCGGACGCTCACCATCATCGCTGACGAGGCTTACGCCGCAGTGCTCTCGCCGGCCCTGCTGCGTCAAGCGATCCTGGAAGTGCCCCTCGCCCGTTTCATGTTCACCGTCGAGAGCACCCACGGCAACGCACCGCTACGGGAAGGTGCCGTGGACATCGAAGTCGGCATCATCGACGAGCCCTCGCCGGAACTGCGCATTGAGCCGCTTTTCAAGGACAGCTTCGTGGGCGTGGTCCGAACCGGTCATCCTCTCCTCACCGACGCCGTGACCGCCAAGGCGTTCGCTGCAGCACGACATGTCAGCGTTTCACGCAAGGGTCGCTTGACCGGACCGATCGACGTCGCCTTGCACGAATTCGGGCTGCGCAGGGAAGTCATCGCCTCTGTGCCCAACTACGGGGAGGCGCTTTTGATGCTCCCCTTGACCGACTTCGTCACGGCGATGCCCCGCTCCCTCGCCATCAGCGCACAGAAGTCCGTGGGTATCGAGGTGTTCGACCTTCCGGTCGAGACGGACCCCATCAGCATCTGCCAGGCGTGGCATCCACGGCACGAGACCGAACCGGTGCATGTCTGGCTACGGCAAGCCGTACGGTCCGCGCTCACGCGGACCCCGTCCGCAGCCTGACACCGTTCCAGCGGTGTGTCCCGGCGTTCGCCCCGGCCTCAGCCCACCGAGCAGAGCGTCGACTGCCGGATATGAGGGTAAAACCGGTTCGCCCGGAAGGCAGTTGGGTCCCACTATGGCTCCGAGGAGCAGTCTTCCGACGAGCCGGGGATCGATGTCGTCCCGTACGTGGCCTTCCGCGATCGCCTGCTCCAGCAGTTCCGTCAACCGGCAGAACACCGATTCACGGCATACGGAATCCCGGTGGTCCTCGTCCGGGTGGCCGCCCGTTCTCCAAAGAAGGGCGTGTCCGGCCGGGTCGGCGGCCGCCACGTCTGCCAGACCACGCAACAGCCTGGCGAG includes:
- a CDS encoding LysR family transcriptional regulator, which produces MTESDAGSPGHDDWTEEMSTLPTPHVDIRLLPALDALLLEGSVTGAAARLSLSPPAMSRALSRIRHALGDPVLVRAGRGLVPTPRALELQPKVRALMREAEEILTPSYQEDLTQVSRTLTIIADEAYAAVLSPALLRQAILEVPLARFMFTVESTHGNAPLREGAVDIEVGIIDEPSPELRIEPLFKDSFVGVVRTGHPLLTDAVTAKAFAAARHVSVSRKGRLTGPIDVALHEFGLRREVIASVPNYGEALLMLPLTDFVTAMPRSLAISAQKSVGIEVFDLPVETDPISICQAWHPRHETEPVHVWLRQAVRSALTRTPSAA
- a CDS encoding TetR/AcrR family transcriptional regulator; translated protein: MPGAGPTVSPPSKTAPSPSGLRRGRERVLAAATALFHARGYDATSMSDIADHVGVTKAAVYRHVQSKAELLCAATGPMRGALFSLLGTSAAVGGRSVDRLARLLRGLADVAAADPAGHALLWRTGGHPDEDHRDSVCRESVFCRLTELLEQAIAEGHVRDDIDPRLVGRLLLGAIVGPNCLPGEPVLPSYPAVDALLGGLRPGRTPGHTAGTVSGCGRGPRERGPYGLP